The sequence TAGCATTTACAGGAACTTCTCTGCATTTACAAGGTAACTTTTTGTCGATATTCTCGAATGCATTTCTTGTATGTGGTTGATCCGATCCAATCCTCGTATGCAGGAGCTATGAGTTGATGGAGCAGACGCTAAAGATTTACATATACAGCGAAGGCGAGAGGCCCGTTTTCCATGAACCCAAGCTCAATGGGATATACGCCTCGGAGGGATGGTTCATGAAACAGCTGCAAGAAAGCAAGCATTTTGTGACCAAGAATGGCAACAAAGCCCATCTCTTTTACTTGCCCTTCAGCTCGCACGTGCTGCAGGAGGTTCTCTACGTGCCCGGCTCCCACAGTCGCAAGAACTTGGTCCGGTATCTGAGCAGCTACCTCAAGAACATCACGAGCACGCACCGTTTCTGGGACAGGACCAACGGGACTGACCATTTCCTCGTTGCCTGCCACGATTGGGTACATATCTCTGTACCCTTTAATCCTTTACGCTATAAAATTGAGGACATCTTCCAATAATATTTTTCCACCTGTTTCTTGGTGACTTTTAGGCGCCTGCAGAGACGGGCCGGATCATGAGCAACTGCATTAGGGCTCTGTGCAACGCGAATGTGATGGGAGGGTTCCGTTTCGGGAGAGACGTGTCCCTACCCGAAACATACGTGAGAAACGCCATGAGCCCTCTCAAGGACCTCGGAGGGAAGCCACCCTCCCAACGCCACGTGCTAGCCTTCTTCGCAGGGAAGATGCACGGCTACCTCCGCCCCCTTTTACTCGACTACTGGGAGGGGAAGGACCCGGACATGAAGATCTCCGGGAAGCTGCAGAAGGGGAAGGATCGGACGAGCTACGCTCAGTACATGAAGAGCAGCAAGTACTGCATCAGCGCCAAGGGGTACGAGCCCTACACCCCTCGTGTCGTGGAGGCCATCTTCTACGAGTGCGTGCCCGTGATCCTGTCGGACAACTACGTCCCTCCGTTCTTCGAGACCCTCGACTGGGAGTCCTTCGCCGTGTTCATACTCGAGAGGGACATTCCCAACTTGAAGAAGATCCTTGAATCCATCCCAGAAAAGAGGTATGTTGAGATGCAGCAAAGGGTGAGGTTGGTGCAGAAGCATTTCCTTTGGCATGATAAGCCTATGAAGTTTGATATTTTTCATATGGTGCTTCACTCCTTGTGGTATACCAGAGTTCTTCAAATGGGTGCTTAGGTATCAAATGTGAAGAGATGTATATATAGGTAGCATAGCATGTTGCATAAATATTCAtttcatctttcttgatttcTCAACTGCTAAAACACTTGTGGATGTAGTTGGTCTTGAATAagattatgttattttttagtggaatatttcaatttttttttttatgattgataTAGTTATCCTTCGGTCTATTAAAAGTACGTCACTTTGATTGgacacgtgttttaataaaaCGATAAATGATTTTTATATAGGATAGAAAGAGTCTGACCATTGAATAATAAATGAGTTTTTtcgtaaataaaaaatatttgtaaggataaatgATAAGATGGGATCATATTCTAAAACGAAAAGTAAcatactttttaatttttacggacgtgaaaaataataaaagtgatatatttttcatggaggaagggagtaattAGTATGAAATGCTAAATGGGTTTGACATTTAATTGCTTTTAACAATTTCAACAACGGTGACAAAAACAGCTCAATTAATTGAagtaaggaaaaagaaaaaaactttgCGCATctatttgcattttttttaattgtaatgcTTTACTAATTGAATCTTCAACGAATAATATGTCATACCAAATATGtattcatatataattataGGCATTATTCTCTGTAGGATAATTATGTTAAGTACAATTAGGATGAATTAATTGAGTTTGGAATTTAATGGTTTTAATGCTTCCGAGTTCCCATATATCAACTGCCataattatgattaattataGGTGCTTAGGATATGGTCATTATGTTACATGTAATTAGGACGATTAATAGGGTTTGAGATTTAATTGTTTTACAATTTTACTATATTAAATGGGTTCTTTTTGTGTGCATATATatcttgtgtttttttttttctttttctttctttggggAGAGGAGAGCGGTAAGGTTTGAATTGGGGGAGCATTGGAGTTTAAACATTATGCCTCGTTACTTACATATTAAAGTTTGGATCACttagatattttattatgtACTAATCATCAAGAAAGCAAAATATCACCtatgaaattaaattttattgacCTAATTGTTGTATGTCACTAATGTTATAAATAAAGTTGAGAATGACATTCTGTTTTATGTATTGGAATTTTCTTGTCCTAAATTATGTATTTAACCAAAGCGATGAAATGAATTTGTATGGTTGACGTTTCAACGTACATTTATACTTATACATAGATACAAAAAGAATATGTAAAAGCTCATCTTGTACATTTTTGCCCTTTCACAATTTGTATAGTTTACAACATCGAAATTATGTGATTGCCAAAAAAAAGTACGCGTAAACTTATCAATCGATCACCTTAAACAATATCGTTGCAATTTTTGACAATTTTTCCACGTATACGACTAATTCACGTCCTGCGTCAATTTAATCGAAAATATCTACACATTGTAATTCAACAAATTAGAAATAGTGTTACTATTATATACAATTAGTCTTATTTATCACAATATTTATTTAGATTTGCCATTGCACTTAATTCTATGAtggaaaaaaggaaaataaagtgTAAAATTACGAGTCAAAGGGCAAAAACGTCATTTCGTGAGGCTGTTAGAACACCAAACCCtccaagaaagaaaacaaacgACTAAATGAAAGGGGGAAAATGAGCAGAAGAGAAAAAGTGTCTTATTATAGCattcttttttgttttctttcacCAACTGCTGAAGCAAccggaaaattaaaaaaaacccATTGAAAAAGAAGCGAACTTGGATCGAATACATGAGCAGTTGACACATATCAAGCAGGTAATCAATTGCGCAAGCTTCGTTTCCACGTGGTTGTTGTTGGGAAAAATCTTCTCTCAcctttatttttttgggagtaGTTTTACAGTTCAAATTTTTGAGGCTGAGAAAGATGGCTGCTTCTTTTTATGTGTAGCTTCAATTATTGCTGCAGTTGACTTATTTATGTTGCATGCAATGATAGTTTTTTGGGGGTTGTTTATTCATCTGATTTTTGAGGTGAAAGGCTGGTTTGTAGTGTAGTTCTTGGCAGCTCTGAAATTCAGGTTCGATTTTTATGATTCTTGCTGctaatttcttgaatttatCTGATTTGGGATGTTTTTTTGTTGCCCTTTTAGGTTCTTGAATTTTGGGTTTTGTTGGTGTTGTGTTTCTTGATTTAGTTAATTGAGTTGTGCCTTATTTCTGTCTTAGTTGAGTTGCTATTTTGCTAGTAATgggtttatttgtttatgtgaTTATTGAAATTGTGTTTGGATGTTTATTGTTTATTGTTTGTTGTGTTTGTTGGAATCCCATCTCAAATTTGGTAATCTTTTGAGGTGGGATATTTGAATCATATGAGAAGTGAGTATTTAATTATCATGTTCTGTTGTCATTTACAGTTGTTCACATGATACCAAAATTGCTTATGGTATTTGAATTTTGTGGTATTTAGTTGTATCTCCATGTTTGCATTTGAGCTCCACTAGGTTGAATTTTGGCTCTTGATTGTGTGTTTCCTAATATTCTAGGGTTAAGTGTAAGCATGGGCAACGAGCTTCGCTATGTATGCCTCGTGGAGACGAGGAGGCTGCTGCTACTAATGGGGGTGGTTTTCGGGTTGGTTTTGTTTGTACAGTATTTCGAGCTTCCATATAGGAGTGTCTTATCCTGGACTAGCAAATCTCGAGTAGCTATTATTGAGAGTGATTACAGTAGGGATTCGTTTAGTAGAAGTTCTATGGATAGGGTGCCGACTGCCATTAAGGAAACGGATGGTGATACGAGAAATGGTAGAGATGAGTTTGTCGTGAATGATACTTTAGGTGATGGTTTTGGTTTGGAAAATGGCAAAGCTTTGAATGATACTTTTGGTGATGACTTTGCTCTTGAAAGTGGTAAGACAATGAATGATACTACTTTAGGTGATGATTTTCGTCTGGAAAATGGTTTGAACAATACTTTAGGTGATGATTTAGGGCTGGAAAATGGTTTAaacgatactttgggtgatgaTTTTCGTGTGGGAGATGGCAAGGCCTTTTTGAATGGTACCTTAGACGATGATGGCATTGATCCAGAGGATGAAATTCCGTTCAAGGACTCATTGGAAAAGGATCGCGACTCAACCATTGATACAGCTGTGAGAAATGATATCGAGAGCACTGATGACGGACTACAGGAGCTGGAAGAAGCTTCCAGAAGTAGTGACTCGATGAGGCATGATGTGGTTGGAGATGTCATTCAAACATCCGTAGGTGAATCACCGTCTAGTTTGCTCTCTGACGCTGTCCCTCCACAAAATCCAGAACCAAGTCGAAATGCTTCCACAGAAATGTCTCCTCCAAATGCAGCAACGGAGAAAGAGTCCGAAAATATAGTGCGAAAAAATGAAACTCCCAACATTCGGAAGGTTTCTGCCACAAAAGAAAGAGTTACTGAAACAGAACCTGCGGTGGTACCTATATCTCTAATGAACAATATGCTCGCGCAGAGTCGTATCTCGTACCAACCACCGGTATGTATATTTATGCATACTCGATTTGTTATTTCTTAGATTCTTAAAATGGAGTGTTTGGTCCAACCTCACTAACATTTTATCTGTTCTTGCAGAAGATGCAATGGTCTTCACCTGCAGATCATGAACTACGAAATGCAAGATCCCTAATCGAGAACGCATCATTGATACAAAACGACCCTCAGTTTGATGTTAGCTTGTATCGCAACTTCTCTGCTTTCAAAAGGTGAGCAAACTTGAACCTAATCGTAGATTTTTGTAAGCATCATTTCTCTGTTACTGAATTCTCAACGTCTCGAGCCCTATACACTGATTTGGGCGTTAAATGTTCGCTTATGTTATGAGCGCGTTTTTGGAAGTTCCGGACTTCAAATTGCGGTTATTAGAACTCCCTTCAGTGTAGCATAAATCTGGAAACAATCTTGAATCTGTTTAGGCAAACAATTAGTTAGTTCCCACATATTGCTTCAAGCGCGTCGTTTAGTATTAATCTTTGCATTGAGAAATTTTCTCGTAAAAATAACTTTCTCTATGTGTTCATACGAGTTCAAATTGTCGAGTGCAGGAGCTACGAGCTGATGGAGGAGACTCTCAAGGTTTATATCTATGCTGAAGGAGAACGGCCTATATTCCATCAGCCGCCTCTCAAAGGCATATATGCGTCCGAGGGGTGGTTCATGAAGCTGCTAAAATCGGACAAGAAATTCGTCACCAAGAAGCCTAAAAAGGCCCACCTCTTCTACTTGCCTTTCAGCACACGAATGTTGGAGACGGTTCTGTACGTGCCCGACTCTCACGATCGCACGCCCTTGATCGAGGCGCTAAGCAGCTATCTCCAGACGATCACCACCAAATACCCCTTCTGGAACAGAACCGCCGGATCCGACCATTTCCTCGTCGCCTGTCACGACTGGGTATATTTGCTCATCCGCTACGTACGAATGATAATGAATCGCATGAACGCTTGAACAGAATCTCCGTCTTCCGTTTTTTCTTTGTTGCAGGCGCCGGCAGAGACGAGGGAGATCATGGCGAACTGCATCCGGTCGCTCTGCAACGCCGACGTGAAAGAAGGGTTCAAGTTCGGCAAGGACGCGTCCCTCCCCGAGACGTACATCCAGACGCCCCAGAACCCGCTGCGGCAGCTCGGGGGGAAGCCCCCCTCCCGGAGGCGATTCCTCGCCTTCTTCGCGGGCAACATGCACGGCTACCTCCGCCCGATCCTGCTCGAGCAGTGGCAGGACAAGGACCCCGACATGAAGATCTTCGGCCCGATTCCCAAGACGAAGAAGAGGAGGGGCCAGACGAGCTACGCACAGTACATGAAGAGCAGCAAGTACTGCATCTGTGCTCGGGGGTACGAGGTCAACAGCCCCCGGGTGGTGGAGGCCATCTTCTACGAGTGCGTCCCCGTCATCATCTCAGACAACTTCATCCCCCCGTTCTTCGAGACCCTCAACTGGGAGTCCTTCGCGGTGTTTGTGCTCGAGAGGGACATCCCGAATTTGAAGAGGATACTGCAGTCGATACCGACGAAGAGGTACGTCGAGATGCAGCGGAGGGTGAAGAAGGTGCAGCAGCATTTCCTGTGGCATCCTAAGCCGGTGAGGTATGATATTTTTCACATGATTTTGCATTCTATTTGGCATAACAGAGTGTTTCAGACAACATCTTATTAGTCATTATACATTGCACTTTGTAGATGTTTAcacattcttttctttttcttgaattttttatttttatttttttgttttgtttgagttcATAGTGATAGCAGAGCAGGAAAATTTGTAAGAATAAAGGTTGAGTTGGATGATGATCATAAATTCTTTTTGTGTAAATAGATATGGAAGAAGAGAATATTCTTTTTCATGTGTAATAtcattgtgtgtgtgtgtgtgtgtgtgaaggaagaagtgaaaaagaaaagattttGCATCTTGGGAATATTCATTTGTTTAGATACATTTGAAAGATTCCTAATAGTTTTgatcatttttaatttaagtaCTATTTTATAAGAGAATTTTCTTTGGAGTGTGAAAAACAGTGATGTTAGCTGCAACtagttattaaatattaattaatctcataTTAGAACTTTAACAATTTTACTTTGAGTTTACTAATTAGCTAGGtcacataataatattaattaagacCCACTATTGTTTTGTGGGTTTCAATTGAGAgaattaaattgaattgaaacgCATCTAACCATTTAGTTTCACCATCTTATTATAAGTATTCAAAGCATTCCAACATTTCACAAACACTATCTTGAAAAAGAGAGCATACATTTCCAATACTTTGATTAAATTTATTAGTTGAATACCATGATTCAAATCCTAATTTTCCTCTTTATTAGTGGAGTAATGGTGAATGAATCAGAAGCACATGATGAGATCTCAACACCAAACAATTATACCGTCGGTACCGATATTAAGCCATCACCAAATAATTGTACCGGCGGTTCCGATGTTTGCATATGTAATAAATATATAGCTGCAGGATGTTGTTATCTAATTCTTAATATATGGTGCGATCCAGATATTCAACCATTTAAATCTACTTGTTGTAAGCAATATGGAAAACTCAGTTCAAAAGATCAACATACATTTGTTGAAGAAGCCAGGGCAATACTTACTTGCCCTACAAACATAGACCGATCCATTCAATATTTTAACCAAATTTGTgcttaataattattatatatatatatatatatatatatatatatatatatatatagggaagggatctATTGAGAAGACTATATGTTGTGAGAATAGAGAAGAAATCTCATGCCTTGATTTCCTTAAATCTGAGGGTCCACAATTAAGTAAATTTTCGGCCATAATAAATATCTCAAAGGTTATAATTGTCCTCTTGCCTAATCACATAACCGAATTCTCCTTATTAAAGATACCCATAATCTGCGTATATATCCCATTTTTATTGTTAATCGTTCTTCCTATAATTATGTACAACCAAATCTTTATAAATTTGGTAATTAACGCATGGACTTTATTTATGCCTTCCAGATCTTTGCTTTATCATTTCAAAGTCTTACTTTAGAATTCTAATTTGttgctttattattattattattattattattattattattattattattattattattattattattattattattattattattattattattattattattattattactattcaCTAAAGAATTGAAattattcattatatttttttatttatgtattcattataattatttatttattcatcacGTACTCGTTGATATTTTGAACATGTTTCTTGTTATTCACAAATTTcgtataattattcattaaatgaTATAAGTTCTGAATAACATGGTTAAGTTCTGAATAATCTAGTGTACCTTTCGAATAACtactattcagttgtgaataaGTTCTGAATAGTATGAATAAGTTCTGAATAAATGTTATTCAGTAATGAATATCACACAATAAAGTTTtgaacaataaattaaattaaattattatatatgttgatgtattatttttgtttttttgtattcttcaaattaatatttaaaattcgtGAAACAATAGATGCTTTATTCATCataatcatttatttattcaactaaatttataaaatattcatcATGTACTCGCCAATTTTTGTAACATGTTCCTTGTTATTCaccaatttaatataattattcattaaattaacAAAACATATTCATTAAGTCAACGCTTCGATTTCCAATTCGTGAATACAATTTATTCAAGAATATTGTCTAAGATGTTTCTTTTTCCTTGTTATTCATGGTCATATCGTATTCGAATATTGCTCAAGATGtaccaaataaaaatcatatttatgcaAATAAGGACAATATTGAATTATGAATAaggaaaatattaataaaataatattattcatgaatatgatatttaatgaataattacAATTATTCAATGAACAATTTTCAATGATCCACCTAGTTGAAAATTTTCTgcaatgaagaatcaaagatcctATGCTTCAATCCATCATAAATTCTCGAGCCATATAAATACTTCATTTCTCTTGGCGAGTAGTAGATTCCATATAAATAACCAATCATGCAAAATTATTTACTAAAACTTTGATGAATAAAACACTATATttagtgaacacatgccaactTCAATAAACAACACACATTAGGAACaagtttaaactatatattgaATATCTAGCATTATGGTACGAAACTACACATACAAAATACTACCAAATTAATAACAATATCAATATTCaagttttttttaatgtttctaTGTATATTTCTTCACTGGGAAACACGAGGAGCAtatcaattaaaagaaataaacaacaATACAATCACTTTTTCTACAATAATCCAGCGCCGCTACAAAAGTGATTGTTGGATACAATAAATAGTCAACGTTGCCTAAAATCGAAGGTGTCGGTGAAAAATTTGGGGAGGATTCTAAAGAGA comes from Salvia miltiorrhiza cultivar Shanhuang (shh) chromosome 3, IMPLAD_Smil_shh, whole genome shotgun sequence and encodes:
- the LOC131015245 gene encoding probable glycosyltransferase At5g25310, whose translation is METRRLLWYMALAFSLVLMVQYIKLPYGYVMSSLLSIGKSGVASAGSFSINETGSSANPVFSGGPSQNVTNLLGERKPETSNDHVVERSSNDFLEMNLSNKSLAAEPGGEQLVHELPESSYTTVKNSTADSLQGTDAVPSSIIDEERASPSHAMSPARERPSLRHGQLSTEVNSSAIRRAPRSARLKGSPAVVVPISEMNDLLRQSRVSYHLMNARWPSQADEELLNAKRLIESADSVKKNPRVDVSIYRNFSAFTRSYELMEQTLKIYIYSEGERPVFHEPKLNGIYASEGWFMKQLQESKHFVTKNGNKAHLFYLPFSSHVLQEVLYVPGSHSRKNLVRYLSSYLKNITSTHRFWDRTNGTDHFLVACHDWAPAETGRIMSNCIRALCNANVMGGFRFGRDVSLPETYVRNAMSPLKDLGGKPPSQRHVLAFFAGKMHGYLRPLLLDYWEGKDPDMKISGKLQKGKDRTSYAQYMKSSKYCISAKGYEPYTPRVVEAIFYECVPVILSDNYVPPFFETLDWESFAVFILERDIPNLKKILESIPEKRYVEMQQRVRLVQKHFLWHDKPMKFDIFHMVLHSLWYTRVLQMGA
- the LOC131015234 gene encoding probable glycosyltransferase At3g07620, translating into MGNELRYVCLVETRRLLLLMGVVFGLVLFVQYFELPYRSVLSWTSKSRVAIIESDYSRDSFSRSSMDRVPTAIKETDGDTRNGRDEFVVNDTLGDGFGLENGKALNDTFGDDFALESGKTMNDTTLGDDFRLENGLNNTLGDDLGLENGLNDTLGDDFRVGDGKAFLNGTLDDDGIDPEDEIPFKDSLEKDRDSTIDTAVRNDIESTDDGLQELEEASRSSDSMRHDVVGDVIQTSVGESPSSLLSDAVPPQNPEPSRNASTEMSPPNAATEKESENIVRKNETPNIRKVSATKERVTETEPAVVPISLMNNMLAQSRISYQPPKMQWSSPADHELRNARSLIENASLIQNDPQFDVSLYRNFSAFKRSYELMEETLKVYIYAEGERPIFHQPPLKGIYASEGWFMKLLKSDKKFVTKKPKKAHLFYLPFSTRMLETVLYVPDSHDRTPLIEALSSYLQTITTKYPFWNRTAGSDHFLVACHDWAPAETREIMANCIRSLCNADVKEGFKFGKDASLPETYIQTPQNPLRQLGGKPPSRRRFLAFFAGNMHGYLRPILLEQWQDKDPDMKIFGPIPKTKKRRGQTSYAQYMKSSKYCICARGYEVNSPRVVEAIFYECVPVIISDNFIPPFFETLNWESFAVFVLERDIPNLKRILQSIPTKRYVEMQRRVKKVQQHFLWHPKPVRYDIFHMILHSIWHNRVFQTTSY